The Manis javanica isolate MJ-LG chromosome 4, MJ_LKY, whole genome shotgun sequence genome contains a region encoding:
- the CDC20 gene encoding cell division cycle protein 20 homolog: MAQFVFESDLHSLLQLDAPIPNAPPARWQRKAKEGTGPVPSPMRAANRSHSAGRTPGRTPGKSSSKVQTTPSKPGGDRYIPHRSASQMEVASFLLSKENQPENSQTPTKKEHQKAWALNLNGFDVEEAKILRLSGKPQNAPEGYQNRLKVLYSQKATPGSSRKTCRYIPSLPDRILDAPEIRNDYYLNLVDWSFGNVLAVALDNSVYLWSASSGDILQLLQMEQPGDYVSSVAWIKEGNYLAVGTSSAEVQLWDVQQQKRLRNMTSHSARVGSLCWNSYILSSGSRSGHIHHHDVRVAEHHVATLSGHSQEVCGLRWAPDGRHLASGGNDNLVNVWPSAPGEGGWVPLQTFTQHQGAVKAVAWCPWQANVLATGGGTSDRHIRIWNVCSGACLSAVDAHSQVCSILWSPHYKELISGHGFAQNQLVIWKYPTMAKVAELKGHTARVLSLTMSPDGATVASAAADETLRLWRCFELDPARRREREKASAAKSSLIHQGIR; this comes from the exons ATGGCGCAGTTCGTGTTCGAGAGTGACCTGCACTCGCTGCTGCAGCTGGACGCACCCATCCCCAATGCACCCCCAGCGCGCTGGCAGCGCAAAGCTAAGGAAGGCACGGGGCCGGTCCCCTCGCCCATGCGGGCCGCCAACCGATCCCACAGCGCCGGCAGGACCCCGGGCCGAACTCCCG GCAAATCCAGCTCCAAGGTTCAGACTACTCCCAGCAAACCTGGTGGTGACCGTTATATCCCCCATCGCAGTGCTTCCCAAATGGAGGTGGCCAGCTTCCTCCTGAGTAAGGAAAACCAACCTGAAAACAGCCAGACGCCCACCAAGAAG GAACATCAGAAAGCTTGGGCTTTGAACCTGAACGGTTTTGATGTGGAGGAAGCCAAGATCCTTCGGCTCAGTGGAAAACCACAGAATGCCCCAGAAG GTTACCAGAACAGATTGAAAGTACTCTATAGCCAGAAAGCCACGCCTGGCTCCAGCCGGAAGACCTGCCGTTACATTCCTTCCCTGCCAGACCGTATCCTGGATGCCCCTGAAATCCGGAATGACTACT ACCTGAACCTTGTGGATTGGAGCTTTGGGAATGTACTGGCTGTGGCATTGGATAACAGTGTGTACTTGTGGAGTGCTAGCTCTGGTGACATCTTGCAGCTGCTACAAATGGAGCAGCCTGGGGACTATGTATCTTCTGTGGCCTGGATCAAAGAGGGCAACTACCTGGCTGTGGGAACCAGCAGTGCTGAGGTGCAG ctatggGATGTGCAACAACAGAAACGGCTTCGAAACATGACCAGTCATTCTGCCCGAGTAGGCTCACTATGTTGGAATAGCTATATCCTGTCCAG TGGTTCACGCTCTGGCCACATCCACCACCATGATGTTCGGGTAGCAGAGCATCATGTGGCCACACTCAGTGGCCATAGCCAGGAAGTGTGTGGGTTGCGCTGGGCCCCAGATGGACGCCATTTGGCCAGTGGTGGCAACGATAACTTGGTCAATGTGTGGCCTAGTGCTCCTGGAGAGGGTGGCTGGGTTCCCCTGCAGACATTCACCCAGCATCAAGGGGCTGTCAAG GCTGTAGCTTGGTGTCCTTGGCAAGCCAATGTTCTGGCAACTGGCGGGGGTACCAGTGATCGACACATTCGCATCTGGAACGTCTGCTCTGGGGCATGTCTGAGCGCTGTGGATGCGCATTCCCAG GTGTGCTCCATCCTCTGGTCTCCCCACTATAAGGAGCTCATCTCAGGCCATGGCTTTGCCCAAAACCAGCTGGTTATTTGGAAGTACCCAACCATGGCCAAGGTGGCTGAGCTCAAAG GTCACACAGCCCGGGTCCTAAGTCTGACCATGAGCCCAGATGGGGCCACAGTGGCCTCAGCAGCGGCCGATGAGACCCTGCGGCTGTGGCGCTGCTTTGAGTTGGATCCTGCACGGCGGCGGGAGCGGGAGAAAGCCAGTGCAGCCAAAAGCAGCCTCATCCACCAAGGCATCCGCTGA
- the ELOVL1 gene encoding very long chain fatty acid elongase 1 isoform X3, with protein MQFLMSGWLSTYTWRCDPVDYSNSPEALRMVRVAWLFLFSKFIELMDTVIFILRKKDGQVTFLHVFHHSVLPWSWWWGVKIAPGGMGSFHAMINSSVHVIMYLYYGLSALGPVAQPYLWWKKHMTAIQLIQFVLVSLHISQYYFMASCNYQYPVIIHLVWMYGTIFFLLFSNFWYHSYTKGKRLPRVLQQNGAPGTAKVKAN; from the exons ATGCAG TTCCTGATGTCTGGCTGGCTGAGTACCTACACCTGGCGCTGTGACCCTGTGGATTATTCCAACAGCCCAGAGGCACTGAGG ATGGTTCGAGTGGCCTGgctctttctcttctccaagTTCATTGAGCTGATGGACACG GTGATTTTTATTCTCCGAAAAAAAGATGGACAGGTGACCTTCCTACATGTCTTCCACCACTCAGTGCTTCCCTGGAGCTGGTGGTGGGGGGTAAAAATTGCCCCAG GTGGAATGGGCTCTTTCCACGCCATGATAAACTCCTCTGTGCATGTCATCATGTACCTGTACTATGGATTGTCTGCCCTTGGCCCTGTGGCTCAGCCCTACCTGTGGTGGAAAAAGCACATGACAGCCATCCAGCTG ATCCAGTTTGTCCTGGTCTCACTGCACATCTCCCAGTATTACTTCATGGCCAGCTGTAACTACCAGTACCCTGTCATCATCCACCTGGTCTGGATGTATGGTACTATCTTCTTCCTGCTCTTCTCCAATTTCTGGTATCACTCTTATACCAAAGGCAAGCGGCTGCCTCGTGTACTTCAACAAAATGGAGCTCCAGGTACTGCCAAAGTCAAGGCCAACTGA
- the ELOVL1 gene encoding very long chain fatty acid elongase 1 isoform X1, with protein MRKWQAGWPWGLLFGLAPSEPSTTACLASTESLARMEAVVNLYREMMKYADPRIQGYPLMGSPLVMTSILLTYVYFVVSLGPRIMANRKPFQLRGFMIVYNFSLVALSLYIVYEFLMSGWLSTYTWRCDPVDYSNSPEALRMVRVAWLFLFSKFIELMDTVIFILRKKDGQVTFLHVFHHSVLPWSWWWGVKIAPGGMGSFHAMINSSVHVIMYLYYGLSALGPVAQPYLWWKKHMTAIQLIQFVLVSLHISQYYFMASCNYQYPVIIHLVWMYGTIFFLLFSNFWYHSYTKGKRLPRVLQQNGAPGTAKVKAN; from the exons ATGAGGAAGTGGCAGGCAGGCTGGCCCTGGGGACTTCTCTTTGGCCTTGCTCCCTCCGAGCCCTCCACTACTGCCTGCCTGGCCTCCACTG AGTCCTTAGCCAGGATGGAGGCTGTTGTGAACTTGTACCGGGAGATGATGAAGTATGCAG ATCCCCGGATCCAGGGCTATCCTCTGATGGGGTCCCCCCTGGTAATGACCTCCATCCTCCTGACCTACGTGTACTTCGTTGTCTCACTTGGGCCTCGAATCATGGCCAATCGGAAGCCCTTCCAGCTCCGTGGCTTCATGATTGTTTACAACTTCTCATTGGTGGCACTCTCCCTCTACATTGTCTATGAG TTCCTGATGTCTGGCTGGCTGAGTACCTACACCTGGCGCTGTGACCCTGTGGATTATTCCAACAGCCCAGAGGCACTGAGG ATGGTTCGAGTGGCCTGgctctttctcttctccaagTTCATTGAGCTGATGGACACG GTGATTTTTATTCTCCGAAAAAAAGATGGACAGGTGACCTTCCTACATGTCTTCCACCACTCAGTGCTTCCCTGGAGCTGGTGGTGGGGGGTAAAAATTGCCCCAG GTGGAATGGGCTCTTTCCACGCCATGATAAACTCCTCTGTGCATGTCATCATGTACCTGTACTATGGATTGTCTGCCCTTGGCCCTGTGGCTCAGCCCTACCTGTGGTGGAAAAAGCACATGACAGCCATCCAGCTG ATCCAGTTTGTCCTGGTCTCACTGCACATCTCCCAGTATTACTTCATGGCCAGCTGTAACTACCAGTACCCTGTCATCATCCACCTGGTCTGGATGTATGGTACTATCTTCTTCCTGCTCTTCTCCAATTTCTGGTATCACTCTTATACCAAAGGCAAGCGGCTGCCTCGTGTACTTCAACAAAATGGAGCTCCAGGTACTGCCAAAGTCAAGGCCAACTGA
- the ELOVL1 gene encoding very long chain fatty acid elongase 1 isoform X2 codes for MEAVVNLYREMMKYADPRIQGYPLMGSPLVMTSILLTYVYFVVSLGPRIMANRKPFQLRGFMIVYNFSLVALSLYIVYEFLMSGWLSTYTWRCDPVDYSNSPEALRMVRVAWLFLFSKFIELMDTVIFILRKKDGQVTFLHVFHHSVLPWSWWWGVKIAPGGMGSFHAMINSSVHVIMYLYYGLSALGPVAQPYLWWKKHMTAIQLIQFVLVSLHISQYYFMASCNYQYPVIIHLVWMYGTIFFLLFSNFWYHSYTKGKRLPRVLQQNGAPGTAKVKAN; via the exons ATGGAGGCTGTTGTGAACTTGTACCGGGAGATGATGAAGTATGCAG ATCCCCGGATCCAGGGCTATCCTCTGATGGGGTCCCCCCTGGTAATGACCTCCATCCTCCTGACCTACGTGTACTTCGTTGTCTCACTTGGGCCTCGAATCATGGCCAATCGGAAGCCCTTCCAGCTCCGTGGCTTCATGATTGTTTACAACTTCTCATTGGTGGCACTCTCCCTCTACATTGTCTATGAG TTCCTGATGTCTGGCTGGCTGAGTACCTACACCTGGCGCTGTGACCCTGTGGATTATTCCAACAGCCCAGAGGCACTGAGG ATGGTTCGAGTGGCCTGgctctttctcttctccaagTTCATTGAGCTGATGGACACG GTGATTTTTATTCTCCGAAAAAAAGATGGACAGGTGACCTTCCTACATGTCTTCCACCACTCAGTGCTTCCCTGGAGCTGGTGGTGGGGGGTAAAAATTGCCCCAG GTGGAATGGGCTCTTTCCACGCCATGATAAACTCCTCTGTGCATGTCATCATGTACCTGTACTATGGATTGTCTGCCCTTGGCCCTGTGGCTCAGCCCTACCTGTGGTGGAAAAAGCACATGACAGCCATCCAGCTG ATCCAGTTTGTCCTGGTCTCACTGCACATCTCCCAGTATTACTTCATGGCCAGCTGTAACTACCAGTACCCTGTCATCATCCACCTGGTCTGGATGTATGGTACTATCTTCTTCCTGCTCTTCTCCAATTTCTGGTATCACTCTTATACCAAAGGCAAGCGGCTGCCTCGTGTACTTCAACAAAATGGAGCTCCAGGTACTGCCAAAGTCAAGGCCAACTGA